Genomic segment of Corynebacterium urealyticum DSM 7109:
CGAGGTGACGGCCGTCGAAGAACGCGTCGACGAAACGCTGCCCCGTGCGCACCAACGTGCCCGTCATATACGTCAGCGGGATCGCGACCTCGCCGTTGCGCTCAAAGATGCTGTTCATGGTACCCACCCCGATGGACAGGGCGATGATGGCCGCTCCGTGGTGCTCCAGCTCGATCAGGACGCTGGAGAGGATGAACCAGAAGCTGACGTTGACGAGGACGAATTCCCGACCACGGGTTTCATCCAAGGCTCGCACCACGATGCGTTTCGTGAACGCCCCGTTGATCACGCCGAGCAGGAAGAAGAGGATGCAGCCACCGGCCACTTTCACCATGTCCCAGTTGCCGTCGACGATGGCGGTGGCGGAGCGGGTGGTGTTGCCCGACATGAAAGAGAGGAACACCCCGCCCAGGTAGAGAAAACCCACCGAGTCGATAAAGCCGGCAATGAAGGCGAATACCCCTGCCAGCACCCGTTCCCCGGGACGCGATTCCATCATAGTGATTTGAGAGTCTAGTAGGTTAGGGTTTTCCTATGGCATATACCGGACCTTTTACCGCCGGAGACCGCGTCCAGCTGACCGACGCGAAGCGGCGACACTTCAGCATCACCCTGACTCCGGGGGAGAGTTTTTTCACCCATAAGGGCGAGATTCGTCACGACGACATCATCGGTGCGGACGAGGGCACCGTCGTGGAGTCCAGCGTGGGCGGGGAATACCTCTGCTTCCGTCACCTTCTGGTCGACCAGGTGCTTTCCATGCCCCGTGGCGCAGCGGTGATCTACCCCAAGGATGCAGCGCAGATCCTGGTGGAAGGGGATATCTTCCCCGGCGCGACGGTGCTCGAAGCAGGCGCCGGTTCCGGCGCGATGTCCAGCTGGCTGCTACGCGCGGTCGGTGAGCACGGAAAGGTCATCAGCTACGAGGTCCGTCAGGACCACCTGGACTACGCGGTGAGCAACGTCCACAACATCATGGGTGGGGAACCGAAGAATTGGGACGTTCGCCTGGGCGACGTCAAGGAGGCCACTCGCGAGACTGTGGGCGAGGTCGACCGCGTTCTGCTGGACATGCTGGAGCCGTGGGAGGTTCTGGAGACGGTGCGGGACGTCCTGGTTCCGGGCGGGGTGTTCATGACCTACGTGGCTACCGTCCCGCAGTTGATGAAGGTGATGGAGGGCATCCGGGAACTTGGGTGCTTCACCGAGCCGCGCGCCTGGGAGTCGCTGGTGCGCGAGTGGAAGGTGGAGGGCCTGGCAACCCGACCGGAACACCGCATGAACGCGCACACCGCGTTCCTCATCTGGGCCCGCCGCCTGGCTGACGGGGTGACCGCCCCGCGACCGCAACGCCGGGCGCGTCGTTAGAGCGCTCCGGGCACGGCTACCGGGGCGCGTTTCCCGGTGGCCGCTCCGCTAGGCCTACCGGCGGGTTTTGGGTCGCGGGGGCTTCAGTAGGATTGATGGCATGACTGCGCAGAATCCTTCCGATCAGCCTTCGCCCACCGCCCGCGAATTGCGGCTGGCCAATCATCGGTTGGGGGCTCAGAACGAGAAGCTCACCGAGGCGCTGAAGGCCTCCCGCGAGAAGCTGGCTGAGATCAATTCGCGCCTGGCGGATATGGCGGAGCCGCCGAGCACCTACGGCACGCTGCTGCAGCTCAACGGGACGGGGAAAACCGCGGAGGTCTTCACCTCGAACCGCCACATGCGTTTGGCTGTCTCCCCGCTGCTGGATCGGACGGATCTGCAGCCTGGGGCGACGGTGCGGCTGGGGGAGAACCTGCAGGTGGTGGAGGTCACCGGTTTCGCTGATTCCGGCGACGTTGCCGCGGTCGTCGAGGTCGTCGGCGACCGGCTGATCGTCGCGGACAAGCTGGGGGAGGAGGCGATCGTCAAGGCAGCCCGACCGCTGCAGTCCCTGATCACGAACCGGGAGCTCACCACCGGCGATAGCGTGGTCGTCGACCGCCGCAGTGGCTGGGCCTTCCACATGATTCCCCGGGCCGAGGTCAGCTCACTGGTGCTGGAGGAGGTCCCAGACGTCAGCTATGAAAACATCGGGGGCCTGAGCAATCAGATCGAACAAATTCGGGACGCGGTGGAGCTACCCTTCCTCCACCCGGAGATCTACCGCCACTACGGGCTACGCCCGCCGAAGGGCGTGCTGCTCTACGGCCCTCCCGGTAACGGCAAGACGCTCATCGCCAAGGCTGTGGCCAACTCGCTGTCCAAGTCCATGGGCTCCAGCGACAAGGCGTCCCGCTTCGCGGATTCCTACTTCCTCAACGTCAAGGGCCCGGAGCTGCTGAATAAATTTGTTGGTGAGACGGAACGTCAGATCCGGCAGATCTTCGAGCGCGCCCGAAAGATCGCCCACGCCGGTAAGCCGGTGATCGTCTTCTTCGACGAGATGGAAGCCATCTTCCGCACCCGTGGCACCGGCGTGTCCTCGGACATGGAGTCCACCGTCGTCCCGCAGCTGCTCTCCGAACTAGACGGCGTGGAGGGGCTGGATAACGTCATCGTCATCGGCGCGTCGAACCGTGAGGAACTCATCGACCCCGCCATCCTGCGCCCGGGCCGCCTGGACGTGAAGATCCGGGTGGACCGCCCCGACCAGGAGGCCGCCCTGGACATCCTGTCCAAACACATCGACGCCTCCCTCCCGCTGGCCGCGGACCTGGTGGCGGAGCACGGCGGCAAGGAGGAGGCCGCGGCTGCGCTGTGCCGCGCCATCGCTGAGGAACTCTTCCGCCGGGATGCCGCACACCGCTACGTGACTCTCCACCTGGCGGATGGCCAGACCAAGGACCTGTACTGGGCGGACTTCGTCTCCGGCGCGATGCTGGCCAATATCGTCGACCGAGCAAAGACCTTCGCGATCAAGCGTGCCCTTTCGCAAGCCGCGTCCACCAGAGACGCCGCCGCTGAGGGCGGACTGAACACCGCGGACGTCCTCGATGCCATCACGGCGGAGATCAACGACAGCGAGAACCTGCCGGATACCACCAACCCCACGGAATGGGCTCGCATCTCCGGGCACGCCACCGGCCGGGTCGTGGACATCACCCTGGCGGACTAGAGAACCAAGCCCGACGAGACAACACTTTTCGACTCCTGGAAGGAAAACCCTGGTGAACGCGCAGAAGGATAACGAGGCCACCGGCTACGTGCTCGGCTCCGAGACGGAGTTCGGCATCGTCGCCGTCGACGCCCCGGAGGCCAGTCCCGTGTACACGAGCACGCAGGCGGTCGTCGCCTACGCGGAGGTCTCCGGGCAGGGAGTCAACCGCCGGACCCGCTGGGATTATGACTCCGAGTCTCCGCTCCGCGACGCCCGTGGCTTCGACCTGCGCCGCTACCGTTCCGGCGCGGCCCCCAGCTACGACCCGAACGCGGTGGGCATCGCCAACGTCATCACCCCGGCGGGTGCGCGCTTCTACGTGGATCACGCCCATCCGGAGTACTCCTCGCCTGAGGTCACCTGCGCCTATGACCTGGTGGTCTGGGATCAGGCCGGCGACCGAGTCATGCACGCGGCTGCCCAGGCAGCAGGGCAGGTCGAGGGCCAGCCGGAGCTGAAGATCTACAAGAACAACGTGGACGGCAAGGGCGCGTCCTATGGCGCCCACGAAAATTATCTCTACCCGCGCAGCCTCAACGTCGAGGACGTGCACCAGGCACTGATCCCGCACTTCGTGACCCGCCAGATTTACGCCGGCGCGGGCCGCGTGGGGCTCGGGCAGGCAGGGGAGCAACCCGGCTTCCAGATCTCCCAGCGCGCCGATTACATCGAGACGGAAGTCTCCCTGGAGACCACCCTGAACCGCGGAATCGTCAATACCCGCGACGAGCCCCATGCCACCGCGGATGATTGGCGCCGCCTCCACGTGATCATCGGCGATGCGAACTTGAGCCAGTTCGCGACCTACCTGCGCTTCGGCACCACCGCGCTGGTTCTCAAGGCCGTCGAGGCGGGGGCCGATTTCAGCGACATCGTTCTCATCGATCCGGTCGAGGATGTCCGCCGGGTCTCCCGCGATCTGGAGCTGACAACCCCGCTGCGGCTCTACGGAAACACCACCGCCACCGCGATCGAGCTGCAGCGCAGGATCCGCGAGAAGGTCATCGCCGCCCTCGAACCGGCAGGAAAGCTCACCACCGACGAGCAGCGAGTGCTGGCGCTGTGGGAGGAGATCGTGGACGACCTTGCCGCCGACCCGCTGCGCACCGCCGACCGGCTGGACTGGACGGCGAAGTACGCGCTGCTGCGCGGCTACCGCGC
This window contains:
- the dop gene encoding depupylase/deamidase Dop — its product is MNAQKDNEATGYVLGSETEFGIVAVDAPEASPVYTSTQAVVAYAEVSGQGVNRRTRWDYDSESPLRDARGFDLRRYRSGAAPSYDPNAVGIANVITPAGARFYVDHAHPEYSSPEVTCAYDLVVWDQAGDRVMHAAAQAAGQVEGQPELKIYKNNVDGKGASYGAHENYLYPRSLNVEDVHQALIPHFVTRQIYAGAGRVGLGQAGEQPGFQISQRADYIETEVSLETTLNRGIVNTRDEPHATADDWRRLHVIIGDANLSQFATYLRFGTTALVLKAVEAGADFSDIVLIDPVEDVRRVSRDLELTTPLRLYGNTTATAIELQRRIREKVIAALEPAGKLTTDEQRVLALWEEIVDDLAADPLRTADRLDWTAKYALLRGYRARGLEWSDPRMALVDIQYHDIDPARGLYHALVARGKMRTLVDDAEIATAVDTPPRGTRAWLRGALVKHYAPKILAANWDSVVLDHSYEGHPAMRVGLPEPLQATADSFAGTVLADLAEAEPGQAPEFSEVAAALIAALPERVMGVG
- a CDS encoding YoaK family protein; translated protein: MMESRPGERVLAGVFAFIAGFIDSVGFLYLGGVFLSFMSGNTTRSATAIVDGNWDMVKVAGGCILFFLLGVINGAFTKRIVVRALDETRGREFVLVNVSFWFILSSVLIELEHHGAAIIALSIGVGTMNSIFERNGEVAIPLTYMTGTLVRTGQRFVDAFFDGRHLVWILNLSLWLSLSVGAIAGAVAYHMLGIHAIELLTLITLVTVAINQLVREHRRRAGLPL
- a CDS encoding tRNA (adenine-N1)-methyltransferase, with the translated sequence MAYTGPFTAGDRVQLTDAKRRHFSITLTPGESFFTHKGEIRHDDIIGADEGTVVESSVGGEYLCFRHLLVDQVLSMPRGAAVIYPKDAAQILVEGDIFPGATVLEAGAGSGAMSSWLLRAVGEHGKVISYEVRQDHLDYAVSNVHNIMGGEPKNWDVRLGDVKEATRETVGEVDRVLLDMLEPWEVLETVRDVLVPGGVFMTYVATVPQLMKVMEGIRELGCFTEPRAWESLVREWKVEGLATRPEHRMNAHTAFLIWARRLADGVTAPRPQRRARR
- the arc gene encoding proteasome ATPase translates to MTAQNPSDQPSPTARELRLANHRLGAQNEKLTEALKASREKLAEINSRLADMAEPPSTYGTLLQLNGTGKTAEVFTSNRHMRLAVSPLLDRTDLQPGATVRLGENLQVVEVTGFADSGDVAAVVEVVGDRLIVADKLGEEAIVKAARPLQSLITNRELTTGDSVVVDRRSGWAFHMIPRAEVSSLVLEEVPDVSYENIGGLSNQIEQIRDAVELPFLHPEIYRHYGLRPPKGVLLYGPPGNGKTLIAKAVANSLSKSMGSSDKASRFADSYFLNVKGPELLNKFVGETERQIRQIFERARKIAHAGKPVIVFFDEMEAIFRTRGTGVSSDMESTVVPQLLSELDGVEGLDNVIVIGASNREELIDPAILRPGRLDVKIRVDRPDQEAALDILSKHIDASLPLAADLVAEHGGKEEAAAALCRAIAEELFRRDAAHRYVTLHLADGQTKDLYWADFVSGAMLANIVDRAKTFAIKRALSQAASTRDAAAEGGLNTADVLDAITAEINDSENLPDTTNPTEWARISGHATGRVVDITLAD